The region GAGGAACTGGGGTGCCACCCAAAGGAGGTGTTGAGCCCCGAGGCGGCAGTCTGCTGGGGCGCAGAGCAGAGCCTGGGGAGGTCATGGTTACCCGTGGCTTTCAGACGTTCTCGCTGGGGGACCGGAGCACATGGAGGCACGTTGAGGCGTGCACATTGAGGCACGAGTCTCTGCCGGTTTCTCCGGGCAGCAGCCTGGCTTTCCTCATGCCCTCCCGCAGCTGTCTGGAGTGGGGGCTGTGGACCCCGGGGTCTGCAAGCTGGTGGGAACCGATAGGCATATTAAAGACTCATGGTTTCTTTCTAACTGGCTGGGGCCATGGCTCACAGAGACAGCGGTGGGCTTAAAGCATCTCGCTCTCTTTACACACCGGACCTCAGGTCCGAGGTGCCCATCTTGGAAGGCTGAAGGGACCTTATGTAGGTGGGCGAGAGACAAAGGCCTTTCCCGAGGGCATTTCAGCACATTTGGCCGTTTTGTTCCTCTGTCTGTGAAGGCCTGAAGCCTCTTCTCTGAGTTCTCCTGCAGACCCAAAAGGCTTTAAGATAATTCTTGTCAgccccctgctcctgctgtcaGGGCTGAATGGCCTTAGGTGGTGCCGATGTGTGGGGGCTTCCAcctttcttctgcatcttctgctccCCTCAGCCTGGGTGAAAGGTGGCCCTGGCTTCTTCGGTTTGCCTGGTCACCCGGGGAGCTGCTCCGTTGCTGACATGCTCTCTCTGCTATTTGTGTAGGTCCAGTGATCAAAGCTGAAGTTGGAGACACCATCCTGGTGATGTTTGTTAACAAAGCCTCCTGGCCTTTCAGCATCCAGCCTCACGGAGTGTCCTATGGGAAGGCGTGGGAAGGGATGCGGTACCATGATGGTTTGTGGCTCCCGTTTCTTGAGTAATTCAATGATAATGCTGGTGGTGGAGCTCCACAGTCTGTACCTCCTCTGTCCCAGGGAgtttctgcagctgggaaggaCTGGATGTGCTCAGAAACTGGGTGGAAGCCAGCCTGGTCCTCTGAGCCTGCCTGAGGCCTCCCCGAAGGAGACTTTCCACTGAACGGTTGCCCAGGGAGGGTACCAGAGGGAGCACGGTTCCAGAGGTGctatttttcagatgaaagtTGTAAACCAAAGCTCAGACCATTTCTAGCTGCTTGAGACCCCATGAGCAGAGGAACGTGCCCAGTGCACTCCAGTTTAGATAACCACGTGCTTCCAACATTCATCTCCCCAGATGCAGCGGGATCCACTTCGTTATTTCCCCTCACCATGCCAGTCTCTGCCATGGCACCAGAGGGAATTTACACGGTACTGAGAGCAGCTCCCCATGTGCCTTGAACATGCCCATATCACACCCTAGAGATGCGGGGTGTTTTAGTGACATGAATGAAGTAAGGCCCAGTATGAATGTAGCCAGTGAGAAGATGTAACCAAGTTTGTACAGGGACCTTGGGAATAACCATGCCAatctctgtttttaaaggtCTGTTCCAGAATGGGGTTTCTGTTGCGCCGCTGCACAACTTTACGTACCGCTGGACTGTGCCGAAGCATGTTGGGCCCACGTCCAGTGACCCTCCCTGCCTGACCTGGATGTACAGCTCTGCTGCGAATCCCATCAAAGACCCCAGTTCAGGCTTAGTAGGGCCTCTGGTCATCTGCAAGCCGGGCACTTTGGATGGCAACAACAAACAGGTAAAAGAGGTTTTCCTGCCATGCTCTTACTaggttctttgttttcttgtaaagaaagaagcagcagcaaaacattAGGGAATGTAGTAAAAATGAATGTACAATAGTGTGAGTCCAGGGGAGTCGAATCAAAGCCCCGAGGCAGGTTAACATCGGGGCAGCTGGTGCCCAGGTCTCAGGTGGGAACGGCTAGTGTTCTGGGCTCCCAAGGGCTGCCCTTGAAGTGGTTTCTGGGCTCTGCTTTAAAACTCATAGATAAACTTGGCTGAACAAGTATACCTTGGATGTGACTTTATAGGTAACTTTTGTCCTGAGACTTGCGTAGGAGGCTGCTTTCAGAGGCACGTGGACTATTCATTGCAGTCTCAGAAACgttgaaaagacattttcactTACTTACAGGTGGTTTGCTAGAATGATATAACGCTTTGAGGTTTGGGTGAACGgcattttttcttcaagatGAGTTCATTTTCAAGCAGAGCTGACTACAAAAAAGCATGTGCAAATCCATGTCAGTCTTCATGCTTTCAATGAAAGAGAGGTGAAATCTGAAGGGTTACCAGAATTTATTCTTGGTATTTCACTCAGGGATAGTCTACTCATGGCAGTAAGTCTAGGGAAGGCAGTGAATTGATACACTGGGGAAGTGCAAGACAGATTAGCAAAGCCTTATTATGAAAAACAGTAGGCGGCAGAAAACCAACCTAGTGCCATCCTGCCTACCTTGCGGTATAGATCAGGGAGTGGCTGGCACATCGGAAAACAGCTGCCACGAGAGCCTCCCTAGAGgagtttgctttttgtttgctttcagtggTGGCACGATGTGGCTACATTAGGAGTGCAGAAGAGATCAGCATGTTACACAGGGTGGAAATGTGAATCTTCTGAGCAGAGAGGATCATGAATATATACAGCCCACTATGTGAAGGGGCTGTGATAATAAAACATTTGCAGGTATTGAAAGGGTGTAAACGAAACAGACAGACTTGTTTGGAAAGGTGGGGCAGGGAGAAATCATGTGGGGCAGCAATTCTGGCTCCACAGTCTTAGGCAACCCTTTAATGAATGCTTAATTGGGAAAGGTGCACAGCCACTCCTCATGTGCCGCAGACTGGGAATCACTTAGCCCTCTCTGCAGGGTGTGTTCCTGGGTACAGCCGAGGAAGCTGATGTCAGAATGAGAATCTGGACAATGGGGGTGCTCTTTTAGTGGGGAAACACACCATGCTTTGGAATGCATTTCTTAAGAGAATTAACATTTTCAGGGATTTagggtaataaaaaaaaaatccccaatcCAGGCCTGTGGTGGGAGAAAGGAGTGGTGGAAAATAGTCATTAGTGTGCCTTGTGGGCTGGGCTCTGATCTCAGGTCTGATTTGGACAGGTGGTGAAACCTACACCTAAATATAGGGATGGTGGGGGAAGGATGCAATGACTTCATAGCCTTGGCTGAATTTTGATCACTTTACTCATGTGAAATACCGTGGAAAATCCACAGTGGTGCCTCTCATAGAGCAAAAGAGGAACATTCAACATGAGTGAAGGGACAGAGCCCTGGCCCTCAATGGGCCAAGTTTTAAGATAAAGGGGAACATGAGAGCCAGGCAAAACAGCTTTAACTGTAAGGATAGTTAATtggtgtattttaaaaattaacagccTTCATTATGATTATGTCTTAGAAAGGGATCGACAAAGAATTTTACCTTCTCTTCAGCGTGTTTGACGAGAACCTCAGCTGgtatttaaatgcaaacataAAGTACTATTTGAGAATGGAAGAGACTTCTGTGAAAAAGGATGATGGCTTTGAGGAATCAAACAGGATGCATGGTATGGCCTGATGCTGTTCTGCTTGTGGATGGAATGAACCTGCAGAACATGGGGCAGTGTTCACCTAAAGACTGAGCTGGGAAGCTGGAGTGGCTGTGTTGTATTGGGCCTTGAAGACAAGTGAGGCTAGAGGCAGCAGGGGGTACATGGGACAAGAAGCACAGCTGTCTCAGGAAGTGTGTCCTGAGCGTATTCAGGGGTGAATTACAAGCAAGCTACATTTCCACTGGCAGGCCTGCCCTGTCAAAGTGTATACACAAAATTAGTCTCTTGGCAGATAACTACTTGCAGAGAGTTAattgttttctcctttgcagCCATCAATGGACTTATGTTTGGTAACTTGCCTGGGCTGAATGTGTGTGAAGGAGACAATGTGTCCTGGCACCTTCTGGGCTTGGGCAGTGAAGCAGATGTACATGGAGCTGTGTTTCAGGGAAACACCCTGCAGATGAATGGGATGCGGAGAGATTCAACCAATCTGTTCCCCCACACATTTGCTACTGCCTTCATGCAACCTGATAACAAGGGTAAGTGCCTGCACATCTAACTTAGCAGCAGGAAAAGTCTCCTGTTGTAGTATTTGCTCCTGTGGCTGATTGTTTAGCACGGTGTAAACTCTTACAGGGTGAGCTGTGCTTTAGATCCTGTTTGGTCCCATTTATGAGGCTACAGCTTCTGTCTTTGCATCTGATTCTGGAGAAGAACAGGAGATACAGGATCTTGTCCCAGACTGACTCTCTAGGCTGCCACTTCCTATTAAATATTTGTAGTAACAGCCCCAATGGACATTGCTGCCTGTGACCCATAGAAACATGCAAACATGTCTTTCAGAATAAAGTAGCAGACAGTTGCCAGAGCTTAACTCCTCTGTCCATGGCTTGCGGAGGTTTGTGTTTGACAGATCCCAGTCTTCCCAGTTCGCGGGATAGGTGCACAATACTGTGTCTCATTCACACAATGTGATGGCCTCAGCTGCCACTAGTCTGTGAACGCCAAAGGGGAGGAGACTAGGTCTTTTACTTAACCAGTGTCTCAGCAGTGGTAGCTCAGTTATGCCACTTTATTGGTTTCTTCACATCTAATAAGCTGGTTATTGTGTAAGAAAGCCTCCTGAGATTGTTTTTATGTAGGACTTTGTTGTGCCATTCCTGCTTGGTTTCTCTAACAACCCCTTTTAATCTCGGCCTGTGGCAACCAAGCTCCCTAAACAAACACCGAGATACACACAACACGCATACTGATGTCAGGCACATCACAGGCTCTGCATGGGAAGCAGCTGTTTCCTGGGATCTTTAAAAGTAGCTGATTTCCTTGTTCGTGCTGCCTCCCTCAGGGACTTTTGAGATCTACTGCCAGACAAGCAATCACTACCAGGCTGGGATGAGGGAACGCTACTCTGTTTCCAAGTGTGGAAAAAGGgatcctgctcctgcccttcaGTACAAGGGGGTGCGGACATATTACATCGTGGCAGAGGAGGTGGTGTGGGACTACGCGCCTGAGCGAAGCTGGGAGAGGGAACGGCACAACCATTCGGTGGAGAGGTAGAGCCCATCTTCTGGGGAAGCCTTTGGCAAAGTTTCTCAGTAGACATTGGTGAAGCCTGTTGAGTGTCTTGGGCATCTTGCGACATGGTGCGTATGTCActgctggtggtgctgctgatgggagctgcagcccccggtGTCACTGTGCCCACCTTTGCAGCCAAAGCCGGTCTCTGGGAAACCCACTTAACTAGTGAACCCCCTGCCACAAGTTAGCTGTTTATTCCCTGTGAGCTTTTGGGTGTCTCAGCACTCATTCTGCATTTCTCAGCTACGCCGATGTATTTTTGAGCAACGAGAATGGACTGCTCGGCTCCAGGTACAAGAAAGCAGTTTACAGGGAGTATACCGATGGGACTTTCCAGACCCCCAAGGCCAGGATAAATGGTGACGAACACCTAGGGATACTCGGTAAGGATATGTGTGGAGGGTGCATCTTCCACTCACACAGCAATGGGATGTGGACTCTAGAGCTTCAGTGGCTAAGGGCTGTAACCTGAAAGGTCTTCTAGATATTTAGGCATCTGCTGTGTATGCAAGTGAGAAGAAATTCAGACTGTCTCCTATTCCAGTCTGccagctttggagaaagaggGTCCTGAACACAGCTTGTAGTAGAGAAGACTAGGTTCTCATGCCTGCCTTTGCGCCAACTTTTTTCGTGTCTCAGGCAAAGCATTTTTCACACCTGCATTTCTCTGACTGTAGAACAGAAATAACTGCTTACTTGTAGAGAGCAGTCTAAGAGATGTAGGTGAAAAACTGTAGCTGTGAGAGAAATGCTTTTGGGGCAAAAGCAGGCAGGCCTTGGGAAGTGGAGGAGCACATTACAATGTTCAATGGAAGTCCGTGGAGACACAGCTCTGTTATGAACCCAGGACTATAAGTCGTGCCAGAGCAGCAAGGCCAAGGCAGTATATGCCCTTCAAAATAGGCTGCAGGTCTGATTTATTACACTGTCAGGCCAAATTGAATATTACCACTTTTCTTGAAACCAGCAGCAAGGCGTGATCAAGACACTGTGTGAAATTTAGCATAGCAGTATTCAGAAATCAAGCCTTAGTTTACCGGGTACAGTTAAAATGTGTAACAACCATTTCCCTCATTGTGAAACTCACAGTCTAGTTTTCTAAGACTTGAATTGGGATTGACCTCCAATTATCTTTTTGGGAGGTAGAGATAAGGtagagaagagggaggggaaaatcATAAATATTATAAGGGAATATGTCTGGCAAGAAGATGATGAGGGAGAGGTGGGAATATCCTCAGGAGATACGTTGACAGTTTTTGCTGGTCTCAGAGTATGTTCTTCCGATCTcaaggtccttttctgtgggcAGAAGTGGGAGATATTCTCAACATCGTGTTTAAGAACAATGCCACACGACCCTACTCTATTCATGCACATGGGGTGCTGGAAAGGGAGACAGGGCAGCCGCAAGTTGCAAACCCTGGTAAGTAAGCTGTATCTCCTGTATGGGCTTACGAAGCTAATTTTAGCCTATAGCTAGACTGGTTTCCTTAAGTAGGCTTAGATGTACTTGTTTTCTTATGGTGGAGAACTGGAACTGAACAATAACTGGTCTTTCAGGTTCACTGTGGTTTTAGTGATATTACTTGTGTGGGAATGGCAGCCCTGGGAGTTCATATTCTGCTCTGACTTCTGGGTTAAGCATAGCACAAACTTTTCTGTGTGCGGCCTTGTCCCCCCCAGTAAGTGTGGTCTGTCTATAGGAAGGAGAAGGATGATGGCAGTTCACAGCTTAGTCAGTTCTTGGTAGCTCTGGGCTGATGGCCTGTGATGGGGGAAACCTGCCCCTCTTCTGTGAGACCTAAACTTTTTGTGATGTGCAAAATAGTATGAAATAGGAGAAATGTGCAATTGCTTGCCATAATGCTGACTGAAGTCACCAATCTGTTTCATGGTCCAGATGCcaatttgtgtaatttttggtCCCCTTCAACTTGCACAAGCTGTCTAATCAACAAACAGGTTTTTGGTCAGGCCCCATCTTTGAGATATATTGCTAATATGCAAAAtagtagttttaaaaaatgaatttgaatgTACATCATAAATAGACTTCAAAGAGATGAAAGGTCATCTCAAGCTCCATCTGTACTGAAGAGGTGGAATTTCCTTGGTCGGTGCCAGTCTCAAAGGCAGCAGATAAAACAGAGTTGTGCTGGTACCAGATAGTGTGTGCATCCTGTGACCCCTCTGCTTTGCTTGTGAGAGAGGAGCTTCCATCCTGCTTTTCAGTATTTGGGGAAGGAAGATGCAATGTCTGACAAAATCAGAATTGAATTTGCACTTTGGAGACAGGATCTTCTCtttttggctttgctttgcATGCTGCTCAGCAAAGTGGCAAGTGAGTGTATCACATTGGTGCTAATGGTGCTTCTCTGTCACTCAGGCGACATTGTGACATACCGATGGGAAGTTCCTGAGAGATCTGGTCCAGGGCCAAATGATTCAGCCTGTGTTCCTTGGATCTACTACTCCATGGTGGACCCAGTAAAGGTAAAACAGAAGTTAGAACCAGAAAAGCCCAGTTAGAAAAATTTTTCACCCCCTCTAGAAAACAATGTGAGCCGGATACAATTTGGAGATCGGCCCAGCCAAGAGGTAGAAGAACCACCTGGTGATGTGTCCAGCCTTCTCCTGGGAGAGGAAGTCCTCCAAATTTGTCCTGATGTTTGtccttattttttcctaacacAAACCTTCATGAAACAGTTCCACTGTCTCCTTGACACTAATCTTTCTTCAGTTATTTGCAGGATATAAGAACATCTCCCAGTAAGTCATGGTTTCTGTTAGCGAGAGCCATAGGGCTAAtcaagaaagacagaaattgtCCAAAATTAGGCTTTATGGATAAAGCAGGAAGATTCAAGCATTGCTAGGATCAATTGTCATAGCACTGATTTCACAGGAAAACAGCCTGGAGGGTCCTGCAATAAACCATCACATTCAACCCAAAGATCATTGCCTTTTTATCTCAAGTTGCAGATGTTTTTTCAGCCACAGAGTGGAGAATATTTTGATACCATTCATATTTATGATGTTTAGATTTGCATTCATGAGAGCATGTATAATCTCTGTTCTTGTGCTTTGGTAGCTGATTTTCACCAATGAGAGTACTTACACAGTAGCAGCATTTGTTTTAAGTGGGGTGATGCAGGGAACAGAAAATGTGGTTGCTGGAAGGCAAAGAACTGTGTACaaaagagagggggagaagagcCTTGCCTCAGaggtttttctccttcattttgaTTAGGATATGTACAGCGGTCTGATTGGACCCCTGAAGATCTGCCGGAGAGGGGCACTGCAGTCTGATGGGATCAGGAAGGATGTAAAGAGAGAGTTTGTTCTACTGTTCCTGGTTTTTGATGAAAATCAGTCCTGGTACTTGGAGGAGAATGTGGAACGTTACAGTAAGGGAAATCACAAGGAGATCAACCTGCTGGATAACAAATTTGTGGAAAGCAACAAAATGCATGGTAATAATGCCTGCTAGGCACCTGAGCTATGCAAAGTTGATGTTGATTCTGTGACCTCTATAAGTAATCAGCCACCCAAAAGCCTGACTCCTAGTAAATGCCCTCATCCTTTTCTGTTGTCAGTGGCACGAACAGCATTAAACTGTCTGTTCTCAATGTTGCAGCACATAAACAGTACAAATATTTGATCAACAACGAAGGCTAATCATTATGGCTGTCCCTGTCAGGAGGAACAGCAAGATATGGTCCAGAGAGGTTAATCTCTGTGTCTGAGTGACttaggaaggaaataaaatcaaatgtgAAATTAACATGTCAGACTAATTTCACTCTGTTCATCTCAGGACCATTAGAATATGTTAGATGTCAAATTGATTGACTGAACTATGTGGCTGCAACACATGGCTCAGTTGTTTTAGCTGATTACCAGAAAGCTATTCCTACCACAGTAGGATGAacacatttttctaaattaacaTGTTATTTATGATGGGTTTTCTCCATATTATATCTGGATCTATCTAAAGTATTCTCAGCAAAACAAGTCCCTTGGCAGTTGTGGAGATAAGAATACTGAAGACTTGAGTTATGTGTACTGTCATTACGACTGGTTTTGTACAGGTGATAGAAAGAATCTGCAAATATGTGTATCCATTGTTATAATTGTTAACCTAATATTATAGCtagcaaaaccagcacactgaaGTTGGATACTTGATTTAGGCTAGAGAAAGTGTCTATGGTAGATCTGGGAGTAAAACACTGGTGTACCTGCCCTCAGATCATGTCTCTTTCTGTCTTATTCCCTCCGTTGTCATCTGAGCATGAAAGTTTCCATGTGTGTGCCGTCGCATTCAGCTCACTCACTGTTTCGGTCccttttctgcatttgcagtCAAAGCAGTATTCCTTCATGCTGTTCGGAGATTTATGTGTATCTAGATCTATATGTATTTCCCTATCATTGGGCTAAGAAGGCCATTTTTACACATCTGGACTTCTAGAAGCAACTATCTTTGCTGGCTGACTGCAGGTTTTCAGCAAGAGGTAGTTTTTGAGATTTATTTGAGCTGATTTACAGCATGGCCTTAGATGCAAGTCACTTTACTTTTCCTATCTGTTAACAGAGTGGATAAGTAGTTGATCTGGAGAGAGACTGCCAAACTTTTGGGGGCTTGTCATATGGAAGACTCTAACTACTGATGCACTGGTTGCTATATGAGCTTTGTAGCATCTAACTTGCCCTGCATGTTCTTCCTCTGAGATGGTTCAGCATCCTTACCATTTCAATAACAGCCTTTTCTACTCTCTCTGTATGTTATTTACTGCACAGCAATCAATGGGAGGCTCTATGCAAACTTGCCTGGGCTGACCATGTTCCAGGGAGAGTGGGTGAACTGGTACCTGCTGGGAATGGGTCAGGAGATTGATGTCCACACAGTCCATTTTCATGCTGAGACCTTCATATACAAGGTAAGAATATCGTGCTGATGATAAAGCAGAGGCTGACCACTGATATCATCACTTTTGCTTGACTCTGATGGGCTTGAACTTCTTGAATGACTGCACAGCAATTTCACCCAGCTAGGAAAGGGATGTGATTTTACACATCCAAATCTGACTCACTGAGCCTCTGTATTGTGCTGATATGTCTAGCTTAACCCTTCTTAGGATGAGGCATTACCAGATTGTGTTTGCTTTCCAAGCTAcagccctggagctgctctttgaaatctttttttgagcttttaaaaactgtagtAGCACTGAAGTGGCCTCCAGTGACACtgacagaattttctttctgaaaagatgCACAGAGCACTGCATGCTGATAACTGCCCTTCCCTTTGACAGAATGGCAAAAGCTACAGAGCAGATGTTGTGGATCTGTTCCCTGGAACCTTTGAAATGGTGGAGATGTTGGTTGGGAACCCTGGGACATGGCTGCTTCACTGTCATGTGTCTGATCATATTCATGCTGGTATGGAGATACTCTTCACAGTCTTGCCCAGACCAGGTAGGGAGCTATCACTGATTGTTACCATAAAACATCTAACAGCACTTTCTACTACTGCTGCTAAATTCTGAGTGTTTGCGTCGCACTTACAACTTTTTTACATACCATAAACAGCTAGTTAATTGAGCAAATAATTACTTAAGTACTATTAATTTAAGATGTTCCCTTTGAATATGGTAATACCTGCAGCTGGAATTAATAACAAATTGGTTTCTGGGGTTTGCATTGCCTACATTGTTATTATGAGTTTTATTTTAGCTTGTGTCTAAGAAGCAATGTTCAGACATCAGCTAGTAATTGTTCTCACTAAGAATATTACCTGTAATTTAAATGCACATCCTAAGGCTTCTCATTTCGCCAGGAAACACTGGGAGGTGCTCAAAGTTGAGTGATACTCTGTACTGAGTTTGGCTGCGTTGGAGctaaattttcttcatagcagcccatatggtgctgtgttttggatttgttaccAAAACAGAGTTGATACCACAACAATATTTTAGCtgtgctgaacagtgcttgcacagtgtcaaggtcttctgtttctcactcaATAGGTTGGGGTGGGcgagaggcagggaagggacaTAGCCAGCACAGCTGACCCAAATTGACcaagggatattccatgccatatgacatcatgctctgcaataaaaaggggggggagTTTTTCCAAAGTAGCCATTGCTCAGGGTCTGGCTGGGCATTGGTGTGCTGGTAGCGAGTGATTGCTTTTGCAtcacttggggttttttgtgtttttttctcttgcttcacTTATTGTCTTTACCTCAAGCcacaagtttgttttttttcttgcttttgcccTTCCGattccctccccatccctctggggGGGTGAGCGAGTGACCCtgccagccagggtcaacccaccacatgcTCAAGactttgtgcttttctttcaaaggctGTAAAGGGTTGTGTGGTGGGAGTGGGTCTGCTCTTGAAGCAAGTAATACAAAACCACTCCTGGTGTgatgcagagagggaaaacattgacaggagaaaagaaaacctgcaagCCCTGGAAAACCATGCTGCCTCTGGGTCTGATCCTTGCCAAACATGCCATGTTCTGGACTCTCTACGTGTTCAGTCCAACGCTTTCTTAccctctttttgtttcctttcagagcCAGAGCTTGAAGTCGTAAACTACGGTGAAGGTATGGTGTATGTTGCACTGCTAAATACTGTCTGGGTgtgaggcagaggaggaagggagaccTCTGATCAGTACAGAGATTTAGATCTGTacgaggaggagggaggagaacgAACACCACTTACAGCCTCTCCTCTGTCAGGCTAGGCAGCGTGTTAGTCTGAGGCCTGGCTGCTGATAGATAACAGGGAGGGTTCCAGGTTGGTTTGTTTATCTGTCCTCCAAATGTCTGTGCTCTGATGATAAAAATAAGGAAGTTGggcttgttgggcttatttgACCATGCTAGGTCAAAAAGTTTAGTGGCCTCACATCCCGTTGTACTTGCTATGTATGGA is a window of Gavia stellata isolate bGavSte3 chromosome 14, bGavSte3.hap2, whole genome shotgun sequence DNA encoding:
- the HEPH gene encoding hephaestin, translated to MMGLFWLLLLYVHMLSPAFAGGVTRVYYLGVREVDWNYAPTGKNVLANQSIAHNLKASTFLQPGKDRVGSTYKKAVYKQYTDSTYTTEIPKPVWLGFLGPIIRAEVGDTIKVHLKNFASRPYTIHPHGVFYEKDSEGSLYPDMSPQDQKKDDAVFPGGNYTYTWTVPEDHSPTADDPNCLTWIYHSHIDAPKDIASGLIGPLLTCKKGIMTGSSQRRQDVDIDFFLMFSVVDENLSWYLDENIASFCTDPGSVDKEEEEFQESNKMHAINGYVFGNLPEVTMCAGDYVSWHLFGMGNEIDVHTAYFHGEMLKIRGHRTDVASLFPATFVTADMIPSNPGRWLLSCQINDHIQAGMGALYEVRPCSWQAPSSTLEGRVRKYYIAAKEVQWDYGPSGLDQSSGKRLSEAGSPAEQFFKRSTYRIGGVYWKAKYVEYTDESFREEKQQSEEEKHLGILGPVIKAEVGDTILVMFVNKASWPFSIQPHGVSYGKAWEGMRYHDGLFQNGVSVAPLHNFTYRWTVPKHVGPTSSDPPCLTWMYSSAANPIKDPSSGLVGPLVICKPGTLDGNNKQKGIDKEFYLLFSVFDENLSWYLNANIKYYLRMEETSVKKDDGFEESNRMHAINGLMFGNLPGLNVCEGDNVSWHLLGLGSEADVHGAVFQGNTLQMNGMRRDSTNLFPHTFATAFMQPDNKGTFEIYCQTSNHYQAGMRERYSVSKCGKRDPAPALQYKGVRTYYIVAEEVVWDYAPERSWERERHNHSVESYADVFLSNENGLLGSRYKKAVYREYTDGTFQTPKARINGDEHLGILGPFLWAEVGDILNIVFKNNATRPYSIHAHGVLERETGQPQVANPGDIVTYRWEVPERSGPGPNDSACVPWIYYSMVDPVKDMYSGLIGPLKICRRGALQSDGIRKDVKREFVLLFLVFDENQSWYLEENVERYSKGNHKEINLLDNKFVESNKMHAINGRLYANLPGLTMFQGEWVNWYLLGMGQEIDVHTVHFHAETFIYKNGKSYRADVVDLFPGTFEMVEMLVGNPGTWLLHCHVSDHIHAGMEILFTVLPRPEPELEVVNYGEELPSEDKDESQKIMLFGAKLAQGQIEATVIALAIAGMVLFLVTCFLLGVVIYLERQKRLRRNRRSILDDGFKLMSKKNSGL